One genomic segment of Blastopirellula marina includes these proteins:
- a CDS encoding CNNM domain-containing protein, whose product MGMIAFLFILGVFLSAFFSGSETGFYRVTRVRLVLDGLGGDWLSRFLLFLTNHPALFVATTLIGNNVANYMVSLSIVLFTQATFPGNSTAEMALPLVMAPFLFVYGELLPKYFFYRAPNFLLRRTGWIFVVFTILFAPCSALLWVLGRALQTLLGESPETVRLALARTELEDFLEEGGEFGILNKAQRRVAQGVFGVANRRVTSIATPLSRVWTARVGSKVNSLIRVAKRKQISVIPIVETQGKRTIPIGYVRICDLYMGEGEEIENYHPLPEVKASESCISAITQLHSSGELMAKVVSRSGVPIGIVTMQELQRAILDAKKQPA is encoded by the coding sequence ATGGGTATGATCGCATTCCTGTTTATCCTCGGTGTGTTTCTCAGCGCGTTCTTCAGCGGCTCGGAAACGGGTTTCTATCGCGTGACTCGCGTTCGCCTGGTGCTGGATGGTCTGGGCGGAGACTGGCTGTCTCGTTTCCTGTTATTTTTGACAAATCACCCGGCGTTGTTCGTCGCAACCACACTCATTGGCAATAATGTCGCCAACTACATGGTCTCGCTTTCGATTGTCCTTTTTACCCAGGCTACCTTCCCGGGAAACTCGACTGCCGAAATGGCGTTGCCGCTGGTAATGGCACCATTCTTGTTCGTCTATGGCGAACTGCTACCCAAATACTTCTTCTACCGAGCACCCAACTTCCTGCTTCGCCGCACAGGTTGGATATTTGTGGTGTTTACGATTCTGTTTGCTCCTTGTTCGGCTCTGTTGTGGGTCTTGGGACGAGCGCTGCAAACGCTGCTGGGTGAATCTCCGGAAACGGTTCGCTTGGCGCTGGCTCGGACCGAACTGGAAGACTTCCTGGAAGAAGGTGGCGAGTTCGGCATTTTGAACAAGGCTCAGCGGCGTGTGGCCCAAGGGGTTTTCGGGGTGGCAAATCGCCGCGTTACCTCCATTGCCACACCTCTCTCCCGCGTATGGACTGCCAGGGTCGGTTCCAAGGTGAACAGCCTCATCCGCGTTGCCAAACGCAAGCAGATTTCGGTCATTCCGATTGTCGAAACGCAAGGCAAGCGTACCATTCCCATCGGATACGTTCGCATCTGCGACCTGTACATGGGGGAAGGGGAAGAGATCGAGAACTATCATCCGCTGCCGGAAGTTAAAGCAAGCGAAAGTTGTATCTCGGCCATTACGCAGTTGCATAGCTCCGGCGAATTGATGGCCAAGGTGGTCAGCCGCAGCGGCGTGCCGATTGGTATTGTCACCATGCAAGAGCTGCAGCGAGCCATTCTCGACGCCAAGAAACAGCCTGCCTAG
- a CDS encoding CNNM domain-containing protein, which translates to MDVIVAIAPWLVAMLLLVACSGMFSASEAAFFYLKLEDRKRFRKGTTAQRAAASLLSDPDRLLSAILFWNLMVNVAYFAVASIVGLRLQNTVGSTYATIFSTVSLLVIIFFSEMLPKSLAVLRAPALAAFLAVPVAFAVRVIDPIRPVMRGVSTLSQRLIWPRFEAEPYMQVSDLERAIQMSMQSSTVLEQEEMALRGIVSLSDSLAQEMMRPRMRFKMFHPPVALKDLDAEMTPSGYLLISDEQGDDVVSAINLVDATELPSSNLEDHAQEVLVFPWCAKASEVFQQMLSTENEVAAVVNELGETIGVITLRDMMETIFSYAHGRSERILQRKTFEEQEDGSYLVSGMTSVRRLAKHFDVELPETRHATINGILQEELEHIPEVEDVVEWGPFQFEVIEQHSEGHILVRLTMRQEEE; encoded by the coding sequence TTGGACGTCATTGTGGCCATTGCACCCTGGTTGGTGGCAATGCTGCTGTTGGTCGCCTGCTCTGGGATGTTCTCCGCATCGGAAGCGGCGTTCTTTTATCTAAAGCTGGAAGATCGCAAACGCTTTCGCAAGGGAACAACGGCTCAGCGTGCCGCGGCTTCTCTGCTAAGCGACCCGGACCGGCTGCTGTCGGCCATCTTGTTTTGGAACCTGATGGTCAACGTGGCCTACTTTGCCGTCGCTTCGATCGTCGGTCTGCGGCTGCAAAACACGGTAGGATCGACCTACGCCACCATCTTCTCAACCGTTTCGTTGTTGGTGATTATCTTCTTCAGTGAAATGCTCCCCAAGAGCCTGGCCGTGCTGCGTGCTCCGGCCTTGGCCGCATTTCTGGCGGTTCCCGTTGCATTTGCCGTACGCGTGATCGATCCGATTCGCCCAGTCATGCGGGGCGTGAGCACCCTTTCGCAACGTTTGATCTGGCCACGCTTCGAGGCCGAACCGTACATGCAGGTTTCCGACCTGGAACGTGCGATTCAGATGTCGATGCAAAGCAGCACCGTGCTCGAGCAGGAAGAAATGGCCCTGCGCGGCATCGTGAGCTTGTCTGACTCGCTGGCCCAGGAAATGATGCGGCCGCGGATGCGTTTCAAGATGTTTCATCCGCCGGTGGCGCTGAAAGACCTCGATGCGGAAATGACCCCCAGCGGGTACCTGCTGATCTCCGACGAACAAGGAGACGACGTTGTCAGCGCGATCAACCTGGTCGATGCCACGGAACTTCCTTCCAGCAACCTGGAAGACCACGCCCAGGAAGTATTGGTCTTTCCCTGGTGTGCCAAGGCCTCGGAAGTGTTTCAGCAGATGTTGTCCACCGAAAACGAAGTCGCCGCGGTGGTCAACGAACTGGGGGAAACGATCGGCGTGATCACCCTGCGAGACATGATGGAAACGATCTTCTCGTATGCCCATGGACGCAGCGAACGCATCCTGCAGCGGAAGACATTCGAAGAGCAGGAAGATGGTTCGTACCTGGTCTCAGGCATGACCAGCGTACGCCGCCTGGCGAAGCACTTCGACGTAGAACTTCCTGAAACACGGCACGCGACGATCAACGGAATACTGCAGGAAGAACTGGAGCACATTCCTGAAGTGGAAGATGTCGTCGAATGGGGGCCGTTTCAATTCGAGGTGATCGAGCAGCACTCTGAAGGGCACATTCTGGTTCGCTTGACCATGCGTCAGGAGGAAGAGTGA
- a CDS encoding alpha/beta hydrolase family esterase, with the protein MTTTPIKELASGRHRLTIDVDDREREFWVYIPTQASQPEEGWPLVFVFHGGLSNAPTMVRFCEMNDYADSEGFVTVFPNGTGRLPTMKTWNAGMCCGYAQREDVNDVHFVQQLLNDIPQRVAIDPSRTYATGMSNGGMMSYLLGDKLSDRFAAIAPVGGTMGNPTCHPSRPVPLMHIHGTDDQFVRWEGGVGSRSKSKLNFHSVDHAMQNWIAANHAQTTPSVESLPGEVNDGTSIERFTYAANGENSAEVVLLKVHGGGHTWPGKESRLELLGPTTHNLDANQAIWEFFQRHRLPM; encoded by the coding sequence ATGACGACGACACCTATCAAGGAACTGGCTTCAGGGCGTCACCGACTAACGATCGATGTGGACGATCGCGAACGGGAATTCTGGGTGTACATTCCCACCCAGGCTAGTCAGCCAGAAGAGGGCTGGCCGCTGGTCTTCGTCTTTCACGGCGGGCTATCGAATGCCCCAACGATGGTTCGCTTCTGCGAGATGAACGACTACGCCGATAGCGAAGGGTTTGTAACGGTCTTCCCTAACGGCACCGGTCGCCTCCCCACGATGAAGACCTGGAATGCCGGCATGTGCTGCGGGTACGCCCAGCGCGAAGACGTCAACGATGTCCACTTCGTGCAGCAATTACTCAATGACATCCCGCAGCGCGTCGCCATCGATCCCTCGCGGACCTATGCGACCGGCATGTCGAACGGCGGGATGATGTCGTACCTGCTGGGAGACAAGCTTTCGGATCGTTTCGCGGCGATCGCTCCGGTGGGAGGCACGATGGGCAATCCAACGTGCCACCCCAGCAGGCCTGTCCCCCTGATGCATATCCACGGAACGGACGACCAGTTCGTCCGCTGGGAAGGTGGGGTTGGCTCAAGAAGCAAGTCGAAGCTGAACTTTCACTCAGTCGACCATGCGATGCAAAACTGGATCGCCGCGAATCACGCCCAAACGACTCCCTCGGTCGAGTCCCTTCCTGGTGAAGTGAACGACGGAACGTCGATCGAGCGGTTTACCTATGCCGCCAACGGAGAAAATTCGGCGGAGGTGGTTCTACTGAAAGTTCACGGCGGCGGCCATACGTGGCCTGGGAAAGAGAGCCGCCTAGAGCTGTTGGGACCGACAACGCACAATCTCGATGCGAATCAGGCGATCTGGGAATTCTTTCAGCGGCATCGCTTGCCGATGTAG